ACGAGCCGTCAGCACCTACGACACCACGAGTTCAACCTCAGTAGTCTCTGAGCCAGGAATTCTGTTCAAAGAACGCGAGCGTTCGAGGATCGGCTGCGGTCGACGTCGTACGTAGGGCTGGGATGGTGTTCCATGCGGCGACCCAGGTCGGGATCGCTTCGCGAGCCAGGACGCTTCTGGGACTGGGTGACCAGTCTTTGGGATTGGTGGAAAGAAGCCACGATCCACAAGCAGCCAAGTCGAGGTCGTACGAGACTCGCAGGACTCCGCCCGGCAACCCAGTGGGGAAGGAATCGTGAGTCAGGCGAGGGAATTCGTCCGTGACCCGGTAGAGGCACTCCTCAACAATTCGGTAGGGAATCTCATGGGTCTTACGTTGGACTGGGCTGTAACCCCGCGTTCCAACCTTTTGTAGGAATCGCTCTCGGGCGGCCGGGTGGTCCGCTAGGTCCGTCGCCACCCTGTCGACGAGCTTGGGCAGCGTGTTGTTGGCCAGTTGGTCTCGCGTCACGCGAAGGCTGAAGAGATAGAGTTCCCCCGTCTCCGGAGCTGTGAGTTGGTCCAGGCTCCGGATCGTGTGGACGCTGCCGGCGTCGCCACTACGGGCGGTGGCCT
This region of Streptomyces ambofaciens ATCC 23877 genomic DNA includes:
- a CDS encoding PD-(D/E)XK motif protein; translated protein: MNAAELENLWSQIPDAPAPGLLSAEKLPADDLWAAVDADGHCHLLLHVPPGTQAPSTLTKGLQVRVGEHQVAGQPVSDYLDVACLDAAAVTTFAAVAADIIHLAGALQGAERAAAVGDVLERWKWFWEVDSSRLTSNDALALFAELWFLVRWAGVTPAHIDAWTASEGSRHDFQWPSASVEVKATARSGDAGSVHTIRSLDQLTAPETGELYLFSLRVTRDQLANNTLPKLVDRVATDLADHPAARERFLQKVGTRGYSPVQRKTHEIPYRIVEECLYRVTDEFPRLTHDSFPTGLPGGVLRVSYDLDLAACGSWLLSTNPKDWSPSPRSVLAREAIPTWVAAWNTIPALRTTSTAADPRTLAFFEQNSWLRDY